DNA from Serinibacter salmoneus:
GTCGAACCGCTCACCCTGCCGCACCGGGTTGAACACCCGGAAGAACGGCGCGGCATCGGTGCCGCTGCCCGCCACCCACTGCCAGTTGTGCTGGTTGGAGGCGAGGTCGGCGTCGTGCAACTGCGTCATGAAGTACCGCGCGCCGCGCTGCCAGCGCACGTGCAGGTCCTTGACCAGGAACGAGGCGACGATCATGCGCACCCGGCCGTGCATCCACCCCGTCCGGGCGAGTTGGCGCATCCCGGCGTCCACGATCGGGTACCCGGTGCGCCCGGCCTGCCACGCCTCCAGCGCCTCCTGCTCGGCGCGGCCGGTGACCCAGGAGGACTCCGGGACGGCCGGCTTCATCGAGGTGCGGGCCGAGTCCGGCTGATGCCACAGCACGTCGGCGAGGAACTCCCGCCACCCCAGCTCGCTGCGCAGCGAGGCGGCGCCCTCGGTCGTCTCGGCCTGCTGCGCTAGCGGGGCCAGGTCCGCCAACAGGGTGCGCGGATGCACCTCACCCCACTTCAGGGCGACCGAGAGCTGGGAGGTGCCGTCGCGGTCGGGACGGTTGCGGTCTTCCTCGTACCGCGCGATCGGCCCGTCCAGGAACTGCGCCCAGCGCTCCAGCGCGGCGAGCTCACCGGCGCCGGAGACCTCGCCCGTGGCGGCCGCGGCCTCGAGCATCGCCTCGGCCTCCCGCTGCGCGGCCCGCAGCGCACCCGAGGCTCGCGGCACCATCACGCGCAGGCCCTGCGGCTCGGGTGCGGGCGCGCGCCACCCGTGGTCCAGCCACGCGCGCCGGAACGGGGTGAAGACCCGGTAGGGCTCGCCGTCGCCCTTGCGCACCCGGCCGGGGGCGACGGCATACGGCGATCCCGTGCGCATCAGCACGCGTCCGTCCGCGGCCAGGGCAGCCGCGAGTCGCTCGTCCCGGTCCCGCCCGTAGGGCCCGACGTCGGCCGCGGCGTGCACCTGATCGGCCGCCACCTCGCGCGCGAGCTGCGGGAGGAGCACGACCGGGTCCCCGGCCAGCAGCAGCATCCCGCCCAGGCGCTCACCCAGGAGCCGCAGCGAGGCCACCAGGTGCGCGCGGCGGCGGTCCCCGGATGGCGACCACAGGCGCGGATCCAGCACGTAGACCGGCAGCACGTCGGGGGCGGAGTCGGGCTGCGCCGTCGCGGGCCCGCCCGTGCCACCGAGCTGCCCGGCGGCGGCCAGCAGGGCCGGATTGTCGGCGATGCGCAGGTCGCGGCGCAGCCACAGCAGGGAGGTCGGCATCCCCCCAGGCTACGGAGGTCGAGCCCGGGACGGGCCCGTGCGGCGAACTACACTCCGGGGTATGGCAGATGCGGCACCCGGTTCAGACTTCGTCCACCTGCACGTCCACTCGGACTACTCGATGCTGGACGGCGCCGCGAAGGTCCCGGAGCTGGTGGCCGAGGCCGCTCGGCTGGGTCAGAAGGCCATGGCCATCACCGACCACGGGTACCTGCTGGGGGCGTACGAGTTCTGGAGCAAGGCCCGCAAGGCCGGCGTGAAGCCGATCATCGGCCTGGAGGCCTACCTCACCCCCGGCACGGCCCGCGGCGACAAGACCCGGGTGCGCTGGGGCGAGCCGCACCAGAAGGCCGACGACGTCTCCGGTGGTGGCGCCTTCACGCACCTGACGCTGCTGTCGGAGACCACACCCGGCATGCACAACCTGTTCCGGATGGGTTCGCTGGCGAGTCTGGAGGGGCACTACTTCAAGCCCCGCATCGACCGGGAGCTGCTGAACCGGTACTCCGACGGTCTGATCGCGTTCTCCGGCTGCCCCTCGGGGGAGATCCAGACCCGCATCCGGCTGGGGCAGTACGCCGAGGCCGTGCGCGCCGCCGGAGAGTTCCAGGACATCTTCGGCAAGGAGAACTTCTACATCGAGCTGATGGAGCACAACCTCGAGCTCGAGCGTCGCGTGGCGAAGGACCTGCTGCGGCTGTCGAAGGAGATCGGGGCGCCGCTGGTGGCCACCAACGACCTGCACTACACCCGCGAGGAGGACGAGTCCGCCCACGAGGTGTTGCTGGCGGTGCAGTCCGGCTCCAAACTCACCGAACCCACCTACGAGCAGGGCGGCAGCCGGTTCGCGCTGAGCGGCGAGGGCTACTTCGTGCGCTCGGCGATGCAGATGCGTGAGCTCTTCAAGGAACTGCCCGAGGCGCTCTCGGCGACCCTGGAGATCGCCGAACGCTGCAATGTGGAGTTCACCGAACAGGTCGGCAAGTACATGCCGCACTTCCCCGTGCCCGAGGGTGAGGACGAGATCTCCCTGTTCGTCAAGGAGGTGGAGGCCGGGCTGGAGAAGCGGTTCAACGGCAACGTGCCGCAGGACGCCCGGGACCAGGCGAAGTACGAGGTGGAGGTCATCACCTCCAAGGGGTATGCCGGGTACTACCTCGTGGTGGCGGACTTCATCAACTGGGCCAAGGACAACGGCATCCGGGTGGGCCCGGGCCGCGGCTCCGGTGCCGGTTCGATCGCCGCCTACGCGATGAGCATCACCGAACTGGACCCGCTGAAGAACGGCCTGATCTTCGAGCGGTTCCTCAACCCCGAGCGGATGAGCCTGCCGGACTTCGACATCGACTTCGACGAGCGCCGGCGCGGGGAGGTCATCGACTACGTGACCCGCCGCTACGGCGAGGAGAACGTGGCCTCGATCGTCACCTACGGCACGATCAAGGCCAAGCAGGCGCTCAAGGACGCCGGGCGGGTACTGGACTACCCGTTCGCGATGGGGGAGCGGCTCACCAAGGCGATGCCGCCGGCCGTGATGGGTAAGGACATCTCCCTGTCGGGGATCTTCGACCCGGAGGACCCGCGGTACGCGGAGGCGGGGGAGTTCCGCACCCTGTACGAGTCCGATCCGGACGCCAAGCGGATCACCGACACCGCCCGCGGCATCGAGGGCCTGAAGCGGCAGTGGGGGGTGCACGCGGCCGGGATCATCATCTCCTCCGAGCCGCTGCTGGACATCATCCCGATCATGCGGCGCGAGTCCGACGGCGCGATCATCACCCAGGTCGACTTCCCCGCCGGGGAGGACCTCGGCCTGGTGAAGATGGACTTCCTGGGGCTGCGCAACCTCACCATCCTCGACGACGCGCTGCAGAACATCACGATGAACGGCAAGGAGCCGGTGCTCATCGAGGACGTTCCGATGGACGACCGTCCCGCCTACGAGTTGCTGCAGCGCGCCGAGACCCTCGGGGTGTTCCAGCTGGACGGCGGCGGGTTGCGGCAGCTGCTGAAGCTGATGAAGCCGGACAACTTCGAGGACATCTCCGCCGTCATCGCGCTGTACCGGCCGGGCCCGATGGGCGCGGACTCCCACACCAAATACGCGCTGCGCAAGAACGGGCTGCAGGAGATCCAGCCGATCCACCCCGAGCTCGCGGAGCCGCTGGAGGACATCCTCGGTACCAGCTACGGCCTGATCATCTATCAGGAGCAGGTGATGGCGATCGCGCAGAAGGTCGCCGGGTACACGCTCGGACAGGCCGACCTGCTGCGCCGCGCGATGGGCAAGAAGAAGAAGGAGATCCTCGACGAGCAGTTCGAGGGCTTCCGCGAGGGCATGCTGAAGAACGGCTACTCCGACATCGCGATCCAGACGCTGTGGAACGTGCTCGTGCCCTTCTCCGGCTACGCCTTCAACAAGGCGCACTCCGCGGCCTACGGTCTGGTCTCCTACTGGACGGCCTACCTCAAGGCGAACTACCCGACCGAGTACATGGCCGCGCTGCTGACCTCCACGCGCGGGGACAAGGACAAGTCGGCGATCTACCTCAACGAATGCCGCCACCTGGGCATCACGGTGCTCCCGCCGGACGTGAACGCCTCCGTGGGGACCTTCACGGCCGTGGGTGAGGACATCCGGTTCGGGATGGCCGCCGTGCGCAACGTGGGGCAGAACGTGGTGGACGCGATCGTCGCGGCCCGGGAGGCGAAGGGGGAGTTCACCTCCTTCACCGACTTCCTGGACAAGGTCCCCTCCACGGTCTGCAACAAGCGCACCATCGAGTCCCTCATCAAGGCGGGCGCCTTCGACTCCCTGGGCCACACCCGGCGCTCACTGCTGCTGGTGCACGAGCAGGCGGTGGACTCCGTGATCGACGTCAAGCGCAAGGAGGCCGTGGGGCAGTTCGACCTGTTCGCCGACCTGGGGGCCGAGGAGGCGGGCGGCACCTCCTTCCAGGTGACCGTCCCGGACCTGCCCGAATGGGACAAGAAGCAGAAACTCACCTTCGAGCGGCAGATGCTCGGCCTGTACGTCTCCGACCACCCCCTGGCCGGCGTGGAGCACGTGCTGAACGCCGCCGCCGACGTCGGGATCGCGAGCCTGCTGCAGGACGAGCACCGGCCCGACGGCGCCACCGTCACCATCGCCGGACTGGTCACCGGGGTGCAGATGAAGATCTCCAAGGCCGGGAAGGCCTGGGCGATCGCCACCATCGAGGACCTCGAGGGCGCCATCGAGGTGATGTTCTTCGGCGAGACGTACATGGCCTACTCCACGGTGCTGGCCGAGGACGCGGTCGTGGTGGTCAAGGGGCGGCTGCGCCGCCGGGATGAGGAGATGTCCCTCATGGCGATGGACCTCACCCTGCCCGATGTCACCAGCACCGCCGAGGGCGCCCCCCTGGTGCTGAAGCTCCCCGAAGTGCGCTGCACCGCCCCGGTGCTCAGCCGGCTGCGGGAGGTGCTGGAGGCCCACCCCGGGTCCAGCGAGGTGCACATGCGGGTCACCCGGCCCGGGCGCGCCACCGTGGTGCGGCTGGAGGACCAGCTGCGGGTGGAGCGCTCCTCCCCGCTGTTCGGGGACCTCAAGGCGCTGCTCGGGCCGAGCGCCCTGGTGTGATGCTGGCTTCCGTGCGCCTGGGGCGATGGGGGCCGCTCTGCCCGTCGTGCCCCCGGCACTCCGGCATCCGAGCGGAGACGGTCTGATGCTGCCCGATGACGTGTTCGCGGCGAAGCCGATGCTCATCGGTCAGCGGGTGGTGCTGCGGCCTTTCGAGGCGGCCGACATCGAGGCCATGGGGCCGATCCTCGCCGACCCCGAGGTGTTGCGCCTGACCGGGTCGGTCACCACCTCGCGCGAGCTCGAGGAGGCCCGCCCGGAGCTCGGTGACCGGGTGCGGGAGTGGTATGAGACCCGCGCCGACCA
Protein-coding regions in this window:
- a CDS encoding cryptochrome/photolyase family protein codes for the protein MPTSLLWLRRDLRIADNPALLAAAGQLGGTGGPATAQPDSAPDVLPVYVLDPRLWSPSGDRRRAHLVASLRLLGERLGGMLLLAGDPVVLLPQLAREVAADQVHAAADVGPYGRDRDERLAAALAADGRVLMRTGSPYAVAPGRVRKGDGEPYRVFTPFRRAWLDHGWRAPAPEPQGLRVMVPRASGALRAAQREAEAMLEAAAATGEVSGAGELAALERWAQFLDGPIARYEEDRNRPDRDGTSQLSVALKWGEVHPRTLLADLAPLAQQAETTEGAASLRSELGWREFLADVLWHQPDSARTSMKPAVPESSWVTGRAEQEALEAWQAGRTGYPIVDAGMRQLARTGWMHGRVRMIVASFLVKDLHVRWQRGARYFMTQLHDADLASNQHNWQWVAGSGTDAAPFFRVFNPVRQGERFDPDGAYVRRWVPELAEVQGKAAHQPWPQGGPRGYPAPIVDHDVERKVALAAHQERPR
- the dnaE gene encoding DNA polymerase III subunit alpha, with translation MADAAPGSDFVHLHVHSDYSMLDGAAKVPELVAEAARLGQKAMAITDHGYLLGAYEFWSKARKAGVKPIIGLEAYLTPGTARGDKTRVRWGEPHQKADDVSGGGAFTHLTLLSETTPGMHNLFRMGSLASLEGHYFKPRIDRELLNRYSDGLIAFSGCPSGEIQTRIRLGQYAEAVRAAGEFQDIFGKENFYIELMEHNLELERRVAKDLLRLSKEIGAPLVATNDLHYTREEDESAHEVLLAVQSGSKLTEPTYEQGGSRFALSGEGYFVRSAMQMRELFKELPEALSATLEIAERCNVEFTEQVGKYMPHFPVPEGEDEISLFVKEVEAGLEKRFNGNVPQDARDQAKYEVEVITSKGYAGYYLVVADFINWAKDNGIRVGPGRGSGAGSIAAYAMSITELDPLKNGLIFERFLNPERMSLPDFDIDFDERRRGEVIDYVTRRYGEENVASIVTYGTIKAKQALKDAGRVLDYPFAMGERLTKAMPPAVMGKDISLSGIFDPEDPRYAEAGEFRTLYESDPDAKRITDTARGIEGLKRQWGVHAAGIIISSEPLLDIIPIMRRESDGAIITQVDFPAGEDLGLVKMDFLGLRNLTILDDALQNITMNGKEPVLIEDVPMDDRPAYELLQRAETLGVFQLDGGGLRQLLKLMKPDNFEDISAVIALYRPGPMGADSHTKYALRKNGLQEIQPIHPELAEPLEDILGTSYGLIIYQEQVMAIAQKVAGYTLGQADLLRRAMGKKKKEILDEQFEGFREGMLKNGYSDIAIQTLWNVLVPFSGYAFNKAHSAAYGLVSYWTAYLKANYPTEYMAALLTSTRGDKDKSAIYLNECRHLGITVLPPDVNASVGTFTAVGEDIRFGMAAVRNVGQNVVDAIVAAREAKGEFTSFTDFLDKVPSTVCNKRTIESLIKAGAFDSLGHTRRSLLLVHEQAVDSVIDVKRKEAVGQFDLFADLGAEEAGGTSFQVTVPDLPEWDKKQKLTFERQMLGLYVSDHPLAGVEHVLNAAADVGIASLLQDEHRPDGATVTIAGLVTGVQMKISKAGKAWAIATIEDLEGAIEVMFFGETYMAYSTVLAEDAVVVVKGRLRRRDEEMSLMAMDLTLPDVTSTAEGAPLVLKLPEVRCTAPVLSRLREVLEAHPGSSEVHMRVTRPGRATVVRLEDQLRVERSSPLFGDLKALLGPSALV